The region AATTGTGGCACGGGCTGAGGTTGAATGCGGTGAATCGTCCATCAGTGCACCTTCACCAAGAAAATCATACTTGCTAAAAATTGACAGCCGCTTTTCTCCTCCATAAGGTGTGCGTTTAAATAATTCAACTTCGCCATCATAAATTACAAACAAGTTCTGCCGGATATTATTTTCATTAAAAACCATACTGTTAGCAGAAAAATTTTCAACTTTTATTTTCTCACATATTATTTTTAATTGTGAATCGTTAAGTTCTTTAAATAATTGTATTTGTTTTAAGAATTCTTGTATTTGTGTTTTTTCCATATCACTTCCTATATATTATAAATTACTGTTGTGCAAATTTACTCTTATTTTCATTTAAACTTATTTGAACTGATTAATAATAAATGACCGGCAGTAAACATTTTTGCTGTACATCATAAACAGAGACTTATGATTGCAGATAAAAACGATTATTACGCTTACTACAAACCACAACACATATAAAATTCAATTTGAAATCCCTTCTCAAATAGCTAAATTTGGCTTCATTTTTCAATAATTATCAAATAATAAATGAGATATCCATTTTCAGAAATAGAATCCAAATGGCAAAAATTTTGGGAAGATAACAAGACTTACAGAACCGATCTTACTAAAACAGATAAAAAACTTTATACTCTTGTAATGTTCATTTATCCATCCGGTGCAAAACTTCATATCGGGCATTGGTATAATTACGGACCAACTGACAGCTGGGCAAGATTTAAAAAACTTCAGGGCTATAATGTTTTTGAACCTATCGGCTATGATGCTTTCGGATTACCTGCAGAGGGTTATGCTATTAAAACAGGAATTCATCCGCAGGATAGTACATTAAAAAATATAGAAGACATCCGTGAACAGCTTAAAAAAATGGGATGTATGTATGATTGGGATGTAGAATTAATGACCTGCGCTCCGGAATATTACAAATGGAATCAATGGATTTTTCTTCAGATGTTTAAACGCGGATTAGCTTACAGAAAAAATGCTCCTGTAAACTGGTGCCCGAAAGATCAAACTGTTTTGGCAAATGAACAGGTAATTGATGGATGTTGTGAGAGATGCGGAACACAGGTTATTCAAAGAAATCTTTTTCAATGGTTTTTTAAAATAACTGATTATGCTGAAGAACTTCTTGAAGGACATAAAAAAATTGACTGGCCTGAAGAAACAATCTTAAAACAAAAAAACTGGATAGGGAAAAGTGAAGGTGCAGAGGTTACTTTTAAGATAGTTGATAACGATGAAGATGAAATAAAAGTTTTTACTACCCGCCCTGATACTTTATTCGGTGTTACTTATGTTGTACTGGCTCCCGAGCATCCGCTTGTTGATAAAATTACAAAGCAGGAATTTAAACCAGGTATTGATAAATATCGTGAATCAACAAAGTTATTAACAGAAATTGAGCGAACTTCAACTGTAAAAGAAAAAACCGGAGTACCAACAGGTGCCTTTGCAATCAATCCTGTAAACAACGAAAAAGTTCCTGTGTGGATAGCTGACTATGCGTTAATTACTTATGGAACAGGCTGTGTTATGGCTGTGCCCGCCCACGATGAAAGAGATTTTGAGTTTGCAGCTAAGTTTAATCTTCCAATCCGCAAAGTAATTTTGCAAAACGGTACAAACGAAAATGATAAACTTGATACTGCATTTACAGAAGTCGGAACGATGATTAACTCAGGAAAATTTAATGGTGTGCGTTCTGATGAAGGAATAGGACAGGTAATAAATTATCTTGAAGAAAATAATCTTGGAAAAAGAAAAATAAATTATCGTCTGCGCGATTGGCTGATTTCAAGACAGCGTTATTGGGGAACACCAATTCCGATAATTCATTGTCCAAAGTGCGGCGAAGTTCCGGTTGATGAAAGTGAATTACCAATTAAACTTCCATATGATGTTGATTTCAAACTCGGCGGTGAATCTCCTCTTGCAAGAAACGAGAAGTACATCAATGTTAAATGCCCTAAATGCGGTACAGATGCAAAACGAGATCCAGATACGATGGATACATTTGTTGATTCATCATGGTATTATCTGAGATTTCTTGATCCTGAATTTTCTGATGCACCATTTGATAAAAACCTTGCAAACAAATGGACTCCCGTTGATATGTATGTCGGCGGAAAAGAACATTCAGTTATGCATCTTCTTTATGCAAGATTCTTTCACAAGTTTTTACGTGATATCGGTTTAGTTAACAGCGATGAACCATTTGCAAAACTTGTACATCAGGGTGTTATTACAAAAGACGGTGCTAAAATGTCCAAGTCCCGCGGTAATGTTGTTAATCCAAATGATTTTATCATTAAATATGGAACTGATGTTTTCAGAATGTACCTGATGTTTATGGGTCCTTACGATCAGGGCGGAGATTGGAGCGATAAAGGAATCTCCGGCGTTGAAAGATTTGTAATGCGGGCTTATGAACTGTTTAATGAATATAAAAATGTAAACAGAGATTATCACTCAAAAGATCAATATGATATCGCATCGCTGTCGGACAATGAGAAGAGAGTTTATAGAAAGGTAAATCAAACTTTAAATAAGTTTAATGAAGAGATAGAACATTTCAGATTCAATACTGCTATTGCTTCTTTAATGGAACTGATAAACGAACTTAAAGTTTTAGAATCTTGCAGTAAAGAAATTCAGAGTTATGTTCTTGTAAGATTTGCATATATGTTAGCACCAGTTGCACCGCATCTTGGAGAAGAATGCTGGCAGATAATCGGGAATGAAAGATCCATTTTTGAAAATCAAATTACGTTTGGAATTGATAAAGATGCATTGATTGAGGATACAGTTAACATAGCTGTTCAGGTTAATGGAAAATTGAGGGCTACAATTCCTGTTGCTATGAACAGTGAGCAGGATGCGGTTAAGCCGCTCGTTTTCGCTGATGAAAAAGTAACCAAGTTTACAAGTGGTAAAACAATAATAAAAGAGATATTCGTAAAAAATAAAATTTATAACATTGTGGTTAAATAAATAATCGCAATGGTGCACTGATTATCAGATCAAAACTGATTAATTATGATTAATGACAATTACACTCACACTAACATAACTGATTTAATCATAAAAGCGTTTTTTAATTAAAGTGGGTTTACTTTTAAACTTTGGTAAAGAGCCAAAGTTTAAAAGAAGAGTGTTAATATCTGAATTTAAAAATCATAAGAAATCATAGACATCATAATAATCAGTGTACCATTGGTTTAAAGGAAGTATAAATGTTAGACATAAAGCTTATTCGTGAAAATCCTGAAATTGTTAAGCAAGGAATCGCGAACAAAAACGAAAAAAATCGTGTTGATGAACTTCTTGAACTTGATAAACAAAGAAGAGATTTCATTGCACACGCTGATGAACTGAAGTCAAAGCGAAACACGGTTTCTCAGCAAGTTGGACAAATGAAAAAATCCGGACAGGATGCAACAGAAATTATTGCCCAGATGAAAAGAGTCGGAGAAGAAATTGCTGAATACGACAGCAAACTCAGAAATATTGAAGAAGAGATTGATACAATATTAAGATTTATTCCAAATCTTCCGCACTCTTCTGTACCTGTTGGAAAAACCGCAGACGAAAATGTTGAGGTAAAACAATGGTTACCCAAAGGATTTAAATTTGAAAATGATTTTAAACCGATGGATCATGTTGAACTTGGGAAAAAACTTAACATACTTGATTTCGAGCGAGGTGCAAAAATCAGCGGTTCAGGATTTCCACTTTATAAAGGCAAAGGTGCAACACTTGAGCGCTCCTTAATCAACTTTATGCTTGATTATCATTTACAGAACCATAGCTATTCAGAGATCTTTCCGCCGTTTTTGGTTAACAAAGAATCAATGCGCGGAACGGGTCAACTGCCTAAGATGGAAGAAGATATGTACCACATAGAAAAAGATGGTTTGTATCCGATACCGACTGCTGAAGTTCCGGTTACAAATATTCATAGAGATGAAATATTGAATGAAAAAGATCTACCTATAAAATATGTAGGATACTCAGCCTGTTTCAGAAGAGAGGCTGGATCTTATGGAAAAGAATCAAAAGGATTTTTACGGGTTCATCAATTCAATAAAGTTGAAATGGTGAAGTTCGTTAAGCCTGAAACTTCTTACAACGAATTAGAATTACTTGTAAAAGATGCTGAAGATATTTTGCAGGCGTTAAATATTCCTTATAGAATTTTAATGCTGTGTTCAGGTGATCTTAGTTTTTCAGCAGCTAAGTGTTATGATATCGAGACCTGGTCGCCTGCAGAAAATAAATGGCTAGAAGCCTCATCCTGCAGCAACTTTGAAGATTTTCAGGCAAGAAGATCGGGTATCCGTTTCAGAAACGAGCAAACAAAAAAACCTGAATTTGTTCATACATTAAACGGCAGCGGTTTAGCAACAAGCAGATTGATGGTTTCACTTTTAGAAAACTATCAAACACCAGAGGGAAAGGTAATCGTTCCAAAAATTTTGCATAAATACACAGGATTTAATGTTATTGAATAATAAGATGACTAATCTTTTTATTCTTTGGCTTGATTTGACTTAATATTACCCTGTCAATACATTTTTGAGATTTTTATCACCCCGAAACAAAGTCGGGGTTTTTATATTCGCACTATTATTTAGCGATAACACTTTTAATTTGTAACAACAAATAGAAATCTTTCTTTTAGTTTTCATTAATGAAGAATCTTCTAACTCTTAAAAAATATTTTCTGAGATATAAAACCAAATTATTTTGGGGAATTGCTTTCATTCTGATATCCAATTCAATGACAGTTTATCTTCCAATTTTATTAAAAGATGCAATTGATGAACTTCAGAAAAATACAACCTCAGCTATACTGTTAAAATACGCTGCGCTAATCGTTGTAACTTCTGTTGTAGGAGGAATATTCAGATATTCAATTAGACAAACAATAATTGTTGTTTCGAGAGAAATTGAATATGACCTTCGGGGAGATTTCTGGTCACACATTCAAAAACTTCCGCTAAGATATTTCCAGAATAATTCAACCGGAAATATTATGTCGCACGCAACCAATGATATTAATGCAATCAGATCATTTATTGGTCCGGCGGTTATGTATTCCATTGATACTTCAATAAGATTATTAATTGTGGTTGCGATAATGATGTCTATGAATTTTTCCTTAACGGTATATGCACTATTGCCGCTGCCGTTTCTATCTTACGGAGTTTATCGCGTAGGTAAACTGATACACGAAAAGTATGTTAAGATTCAGGAAAATTTTTCACAGCTTACAACACGCGCACAGGAAAATTTTTCTGGTATCAGAGTAATCAAATCTTATGTAAGGGAAGAAAATGAAATAAAACGCTGGAGAGAATTAAGCAAAGAATTCTTAAGAAAGAATATGAACCTTATTCGCATTCAGGCAATGATAACACCTATTCTGACTGTTATAACAGGAATTTCAATTATTGTTGTCATCTGGCTTGGGGGCGGAAAAGTTATCAGCGGTGAAATGAGTCTGGGAGAAATTGCTGCCTTCGTAGCTTACTTATCCATACTTATCTGGCCTGTTATTGCATTCGGCTGGGTAATGAATATTATCCAACAGGCAGAAGCTAGTATGAAAAGATTAAATAAGATTTTTTCAGAACCGTATGATATTGATGATTCAGAAAAAACAGATCTTTCAATTAAAGAATTAAAAGGTGAAATAGAATTTAGTAATGCCTCTTTCAGATATTCTGATAACTTACCCAAAGTTTTAAATAATATTAATCTTAAAATTCCCGTTGGCTCCACTCTTGCAATCATTGGTCATACCGGATCAGGAAAAACAAGTCTGATAAATCTTATTCCCCGTTTATATGATGTAACTGAAGGTGAAGTAAAAATTGATGGAAAAAATGTTAAAGAAATTCCGCTTGATATTTTACGTACAAACATTGCTGTAGTTCAACAGGAATCATTTTTATTTTCTGATACTGTTAACGGTAATATTTCCTATGGTTTAAGAGAAATTGATACAGATAAAGTTAAAGAAGTAAGTCATATTGCAAACTTTGAAAAGGACGTAGAATCTTTTACCAAAGGTTACGAAACAATGGTTGGTGAAAGAGGAATTACTTTTTCAGGCGGACAAAAACAGCGGGCATCACTTGCAAGGGCACTTGCAACCAATCCAAAGATTTTAATTCTTGATGATTCTTTCTCTGCAGTTGATACTCAAACAGAGGAAAGAATACTTAAAAACCTAAAAGAGTTTATGAAAAACAGAACAAGCATAATTATCAGCCACCGTATTTCCACAGTTAAGGATGCCGATAATATTATTGTTATTCATAATGAAACTATAGCTGAACAAGGAACTCATAACGAGCTTGTTGCATTAAATGGTATTTATGCTGATTTACATTACAGACAATTATTAGAAAAAGAGCTTGAAGAATTGAATTAGAACACTTCAAAATAATCTTTTGTTCAAGCATTGTCTGAAAATATTGAATAATTTGAAGATCAAAACAAAGCGGTAATTTTAATCTGTTTAAGTGAAAATAGAAAATTAATTTTAAATGTCAGAAAAAGTTCAAGAAGAAGAAATATTAGGCAAAGCGTACGATTCAAAATTGATGAAACGCTTGCTGGTTTATATTAAACCATATAAAAAGTATGTAATACTTGCTATTCTTCTTAACATATTTGTAGCAGCATTTGGACCCCTGCGTCCATATCTTACAAAAATCGCAATCGACGATTACATATTGAACTCAAATTATAGCGGTTTAAAAATAATTGCTTTACTGCTCTTTGCATCTTTGATTCTGCAAGCTATTATTCAATATTTTCTTACATATTACACACAATATCTTGGGCAGAGAACTCTTTATGATATCCGGACACAGATCTTCGAACATATTCAAAAGCTTGCATTAAAATATTTCGACAGAACACCGATTGGCAGAATTGTAACACGCGCTACAAACGATGTTGAGTCATTGAATGAATTGTTTTCTTCCGGAATCGTAATGGTATTCAGTGATGTGTTTATTATTATCTGGATACTTGTTTTTATGTTCTCTATGGATATTCCGCTTTCACTTGTTACGCTTTCTGTTCTGCCTGTATTGATTTATGGAACATTTCTTTTCAGAAAAAAAGTCAGAGAAACATATCGTGATGTTCGTTTTCATCTTGCAAGATTAAATTCATATATGCAGGAACATGTTATCGGCATGAGTGTTGTGCAGATATTCAGAAAAGAAAAAGATGAGTTTAAAAAATTTTCAAATATTAATGCGGATCATCGGGATGCAAACATCAGATCAATTTTTTATTATGCAATTTTCTTTCCGACTGTTGAATTACTCAGCTCAATTGCAATCTCATTGATAATCTGGTACGGAGGGGGCGAAGTTATTCAAGGCACTGTAAAACTTGGCGATCTTTTTGCTTTTATCCAGTTTACAGAAATGTTTTTCCGTCCGATCCGAGATCTTTCTGAAAAGTATAATATACTTCAAACTTCAATGGCATCATCTGAAAGGATATTTAAGCTGCTTGATAATCAGACATTTATAAAAGATCCTGATGTGCCTGTTAAACTGAACAGCGTAAAAGGTGATATTCAATTTAAGGATGTATGGTTTGCTTATGATGATGATAATTATGTTTTAAAGAATATTAATTTCAGCATTAACCCCGGCGA is a window of Ignavibacterium sp. DNA encoding:
- the leuS gene encoding leucine--tRNA ligase — encoded protein: MRYPFSEIESKWQKFWEDNKTYRTDLTKTDKKLYTLVMFIYPSGAKLHIGHWYNYGPTDSWARFKKLQGYNVFEPIGYDAFGLPAEGYAIKTGIHPQDSTLKNIEDIREQLKKMGCMYDWDVELMTCAPEYYKWNQWIFLQMFKRGLAYRKNAPVNWCPKDQTVLANEQVIDGCCERCGTQVIQRNLFQWFFKITDYAEELLEGHKKIDWPEETILKQKNWIGKSEGAEVTFKIVDNDEDEIKVFTTRPDTLFGVTYVVLAPEHPLVDKITKQEFKPGIDKYRESTKLLTEIERTSTVKEKTGVPTGAFAINPVNNEKVPVWIADYALITYGTGCVMAVPAHDERDFEFAAKFNLPIRKVILQNGTNENDKLDTAFTEVGTMINSGKFNGVRSDEGIGQVINYLEENNLGKRKINYRLRDWLISRQRYWGTPIPIIHCPKCGEVPVDESELPIKLPYDVDFKLGGESPLARNEKYINVKCPKCGTDAKRDPDTMDTFVDSSWYYLRFLDPEFSDAPFDKNLANKWTPVDMYVGGKEHSVMHLLYARFFHKFLRDIGLVNSDEPFAKLVHQGVITKDGAKMSKSRGNVVNPNDFIIKYGTDVFRMYLMFMGPYDQGGDWSDKGISGVERFVMRAYELFNEYKNVNRDYHSKDQYDIASLSDNEKRVYRKVNQTLNKFNEEIEHFRFNTAIASLMELINELKVLESCSKEIQSYVLVRFAYMLAPVAPHLGEECWQIIGNERSIFENQITFGIDKDALIEDTVNIAVQVNGKLRATIPVAMNSEQDAVKPLVFADEKVTKFTSGKTIIKEIFVKNKIYNIVVK
- the serS gene encoding serine--tRNA ligase — protein: MLDIKLIRENPEIVKQGIANKNEKNRVDELLELDKQRRDFIAHADELKSKRNTVSQQVGQMKKSGQDATEIIAQMKRVGEEIAEYDSKLRNIEEEIDTILRFIPNLPHSSVPVGKTADENVEVKQWLPKGFKFENDFKPMDHVELGKKLNILDFERGAKISGSGFPLYKGKGATLERSLINFMLDYHLQNHSYSEIFPPFLVNKESMRGTGQLPKMEEDMYHIEKDGLYPIPTAEVPVTNIHRDEILNEKDLPIKYVGYSACFRREAGSYGKESKGFLRVHQFNKVEMVKFVKPETSYNELELLVKDAEDILQALNIPYRILMLCSGDLSFSAAKCYDIETWSPAENKWLEASSCSNFEDFQARRSGIRFRNEQTKKPEFVHTLNGSGLATSRLMVSLLENYQTPEGKVIVPKILHKYTGFNVIE
- a CDS encoding ABC transporter ATP-binding protein gives rise to the protein MKNLLTLKKYFLRYKTKLFWGIAFILISNSMTVYLPILLKDAIDELQKNTTSAILLKYAALIVVTSVVGGIFRYSIRQTIIVVSREIEYDLRGDFWSHIQKLPLRYFQNNSTGNIMSHATNDINAIRSFIGPAVMYSIDTSIRLLIVVAIMMSMNFSLTVYALLPLPFLSYGVYRVGKLIHEKYVKIQENFSQLTTRAQENFSGIRVIKSYVREENEIKRWRELSKEFLRKNMNLIRIQAMITPILTVITGISIIVVIWLGGGKVISGEMSLGEIAAFVAYLSILIWPVIAFGWVMNIIQQAEASMKRLNKIFSEPYDIDDSEKTDLSIKELKGEIEFSNASFRYSDNLPKVLNNINLKIPVGSTLAIIGHTGSGKTSLINLIPRLYDVTEGEVKIDGKNVKEIPLDILRTNIAVVQQESFLFSDTVNGNISYGLREIDTDKVKEVSHIANFEKDVESFTKGYETMVGERGITFSGGQKQRASLARALATNPKILILDDSFSAVDTQTEERILKNLKEFMKNRTSIIISHRISTVKDADNIIVIHNETIAEQGTHNELVALNGIYADLHYRQLLEKELEELN
- a CDS encoding ABC transporter ATP-binding protein, giving the protein MSEKVQEEEILGKAYDSKLMKRLLVYIKPYKKYVILAILLNIFVAAFGPLRPYLTKIAIDDYILNSNYSGLKIIALLLFASLILQAIIQYFLTYYTQYLGQRTLYDIRTQIFEHIQKLALKYFDRTPIGRIVTRATNDVESLNELFSSGIVMVFSDVFIIIWILVFMFSMDIPLSLVTLSVLPVLIYGTFLFRKKVRETYRDVRFHLARLNSYMQEHVIGMSVVQIFRKEKDEFKKFSNINADHRDANIRSIFYYAIFFPTVELLSSIAISLIIWYGGGEVIQGTVKLGDLFAFIQFTEMFFRPIRDLSEKYNILQTSMASSERIFKLLDNQTFIKDPDVPVKLNSVKGDIQFKDVWFAYDDDNYVLKNINFSINPGEVVAIVGHTGAGKSTLINILTRFYDIKKGSILLDGIDIRQINKKDLRKYISIVLQDVFLFSGTIESNINMDNDEISIERVMDAAKTVGADKFISNLPNKYQEEVKERGATLSVGQKQLISFTRALAYDPKILILDEATSSIDTEAENLIKSAIEKLLIGRTAIVIAHRLSTVQNANKIIVLHKGEIREIGNHQELLAKRGIYYKLYQLQYKDQEIIKTN